In the genome of Geothermobacter hydrogeniphilus, one region contains:
- the alr gene encoding alanine racemase, with protein sequence MEAHSVWAEIDLQAIAHNLGEIRRLVAPQTEIMAVVKADGYGHGALQVARTALEHGATRLAVARGDEALSLREAGIDAPILVFGGVPAGQLQRLIGYDLTFTIFSRTMAETLSAAALQAGRALSVHLKVDTGMGRLGFNRDPLALDDRPERRIQREILAVAAMPGLELEGIYTHFASADASDKTFAHWQFRLFMELLEMLSRDGLHFPLRHAANSAAILDLPDAHLDLVRAGIMLYGLSPTSDRGRPDIDLRPAMQFKTRISQIKEVPAGFPVSYGSSYRTMQSTRLATVSVGYADGLNRLLSSRVNMLVKGVRVPVVGRICMDQSVLDVGAVPGVRCGDEVVVFGRQGAAELPVGELAALLDTINYEIVSTLTARVPRIYPG encoded by the coding sequence ATGGAAGCACATTCCGTCTGGGCTGAAATCGATCTGCAGGCTATTGCCCACAATCTCGGCGAAATCCGGCGCCTGGTCGCCCCACAAACCGAAATCATGGCCGTGGTCAAGGCTGACGGCTATGGTCATGGTGCGCTGCAAGTGGCACGTACGGCTCTCGAGCATGGGGCGACCCGGCTGGCGGTCGCCAGGGGGGATGAGGCGCTGTCGCTGCGAGAGGCCGGTATCGATGCTCCGATTCTGGTGTTTGGTGGCGTCCCCGCTGGCCAACTCCAGCGCCTTATCGGCTACGATCTGACCTTCACCATCTTTTCCCGGACAATGGCTGAAACTCTCTCTGCGGCCGCCCTGCAGGCGGGTCGTGCCCTGTCGGTACACCTCAAGGTCGACACCGGCATGGGCAGGCTTGGTTTTAATCGGGACCCATTGGCTCTCGATGACAGGCCGGAGCGCCGGATACAGCGGGAGATCCTTGCCGTGGCGGCGATGCCCGGCCTGGAACTCGAGGGTATCTACACCCACTTCGCCTCCGCGGATGCCAGCGACAAGACTTTTGCCCACTGGCAGTTCCGGTTGTTTATGGAATTACTGGAAATGCTTTCCCGAGATGGTCTGCATTTTCCGCTGCGGCATGCCGCCAACAGTGCCGCCATCCTCGACCTGCCTGATGCCCATCTCGATCTGGTTCGGGCAGGAATCATGCTTTACGGACTCTCCCCCACCAGTGATCGGGGGCGGCCCGACATCGATTTACGTCCCGCCATGCAGTTCAAGACACGGATCTCCCAGATCAAGGAAGTCCCGGCCGGTTTTCCGGTCAGCTACGGTTCAAGTTACCGAACCATGCAATCCACGCGTCTTGCCACCGTCAGTGTCGGTTATGCTGACGGTCTCAACCGCCTGCTCTCCTCCCGTGTCAATATGCTGGTAAAGGGCGTCAGGGTCCCGGTGGTCGGGCGGATCTGTATGGATCAGTCGGTACTTGATGTCGGTGCGGTTCCCGGCGTCAGGTGTGGAGATGAGGTGGTTGTTTTCGGTCGTCAGGGGGCGGCGGAACTTCCGGTCGGTGAACTGGCAGCGTTGCTTGACACCATCAATTATGAAATCGTATCAACACTCACTGCACGCGTTCCGCGCATCTATCCCGGCTGA
- a CDS encoding alanine/glycine:cation symporter family protein yields MEGVINFINFIDGWVWGLPLIILLVGTGLYLTIALRGIQFSKLGHSLYLGLIKRKEEDAGPGDISHFQALMTALSATVGTGNIAGVATAIAIGGPGALFWMWVTGLVGMATKYAEAVLAVKYRVKDELGNMCGGPMYYIEHGLGWKWLASAFALFAAVAAFGIGNMVQSNSVAASVEATFHIPGPITGIILAIATGAVLIGGIKSIGRVTGVLVPLMIVFYMLGSIAILILHMDLIPGALALVFEKAFSATAASGGFAGAGVMLAIRMGVARGIFSNESGLGSAPIAAAAAKTKHPVTQALVSMTQTFIDTLVVCTMTGLVILISGVWDSGKNGAELTSAAYSNTALGSFGGLVVTIGLILFAYSTIIGWSYYGEKAIEYLFGEMAIKPYRVLWVVFVAVGAFLKLDLVWALSDCFNGLMAFPNLIALIMLSPVIIKETRNYFSGEGEPERVRVDGDL; encoded by the coding sequence ATGGAAGGCGTTATTAATTTTATCAATTTCATCGATGGCTGGGTCTGGGGCCTGCCGCTGATTATCCTGCTGGTCGGCACCGGTCTTTACCTGACCATCGCTCTGCGCGGCATTCAGTTCAGCAAGTTGGGTCATTCCCTCTATCTCGGCCTGATTAAACGGAAGGAAGAGGATGCCGGCCCGGGGGATATCTCTCACTTTCAGGCACTGATGACCGCCCTCTCGGCAACGGTCGGAACCGGCAACATCGCCGGGGTCGCCACCGCCATCGCCATCGGTGGTCCCGGGGCTTTGTTCTGGATGTGGGTGACCGGACTGGTCGGCATGGCCACCAAGTACGCCGAGGCGGTACTGGCGGTCAAATACCGGGTCAAGGATGAGTTGGGCAACATGTGCGGGGGCCCCATGTATTACATCGAGCATGGCCTTGGTTGGAAATGGCTGGCCAGTGCCTTCGCTCTGTTCGCAGCGGTTGCCGCCTTCGGCATCGGCAACATGGTTCAGTCGAATTCGGTCGCCGCCTCGGTGGAAGCGACCTTTCATATCCCGGGTCCGATTACCGGCATCATTCTCGCCATCGCCACCGGTGCCGTGCTTATCGGTGGTATCAAAAGTATCGGCCGGGTCACCGGCGTACTGGTGCCGCTGATGATCGTTTTCTACATGCTCGGTTCCATCGCCATCCTGATTCTGCACATGGATCTGATTCCCGGCGCCCTGGCGCTGGTATTCGAAAAGGCTTTCTCCGCGACTGCCGCCTCCGGCGGATTTGCCGGCGCCGGCGTCATGCTGGCCATCCGCATGGGGGTCGCCCGTGGCATCTTCTCCAACGAGTCCGGTCTCGGCAGTGCCCCGATTGCCGCTGCCGCCGCCAAGACCAAGCATCCGGTCACCCAGGCGTTGGTTTCCATGACCCAGACATTCATCGATACCCTGGTTGTCTGCACCATGACCGGCCTGGTGATTCTCATCTCCGGGGTCTGGGACAGTGGTAAAAACGGTGCAGAGTTGACCAGCGCGGCTTACTCCAATACCGCCCTCGGCAGTTTTGGCGGCCTGGTGGTCACGATCGGTCTGATCCTGTTTGCCTACTCAACAATCATCGGCTGGTCCTACTATGGTGAGAAGGCGATTGAGTATCTCTTTGGCGAGATGGCGATCAAGCCCTACCGCGTTCTCTGGGTGGTATTTGTCGCGGTCGGTGCCTTTCTCAAACTGGACCTGGTCTGGGCCCTGTCCGATTGTTTCAACGGCCTGATGGCCTTCCCCAACCTGATAGCGCTGATTATGCTCTCGCCGGTTATCATCAAGGAGACTCGCAACTACTTCAGTGGCGAAGGGGAGCCAGAGCGGGTCAGGGTTGACGGCGACCTGTAA
- the ald gene encoding alanine dehydrogenase, translating to MIVGILKEIKIEENRVCMTPAGVEVMRGRGHEVLVETDAGVGSGFGNDAYLDAGAEIVASAEEIYARADMVMHVKEPQPSEYPLIRTGQIVFTYFHFAASEQLTRAFMETGAVAVAYETIVGKDNSLPLLTPMSEVAGRMAAQQAAKYVERAQGGRGILLGGVPGVQPATVLVIGGGVVGTHAAQMACGLGAKVYLLDTSLERLRHLSEVMPKNCFPMMSSPAVIRELAREADVVIGAVLVHGAKAPKLITREMLATMKRGAVLVDVAIDQGGCFETSRPTTHTEPTFVVDGVLHYCVANMPGAVPLTSTVALTNATLPYAVEIADKGWHQAARDNDGIRAGLNIVAGQVVYQGVAEAFGIDCLPVEELISTDVARACA from the coding sequence ATGATCGTAGGAATTCTGAAAGAAATCAAGATTGAGGAAAACCGGGTCTGCATGACCCCGGCCGGTGTCGAAGTGATGCGGGGGCGTGGTCATGAGGTGCTGGTTGAGACCGACGCCGGGGTCGGCAGCGGCTTCGGTAATGATGCCTATCTGGATGCCGGCGCCGAGATTGTTGCCAGTGCCGAAGAGATTTATGCCCGTGCCGACATGGTCATGCATGTCAAGGAGCCGCAGCCCTCGGAGTACCCGCTGATTCGCACCGGACAGATCGTTTTCACCTATTTTCACTTCGCCGCCTCGGAGCAGTTGACCCGGGCGTTTATGGAAACCGGAGCGGTGGCGGTCGCATATGAAACCATTGTCGGCAAGGACAACAGTCTGCCGCTGTTGACGCCGATGAGTGAGGTTGCCGGGCGGATGGCTGCTCAGCAGGCGGCCAAGTATGTAGAGCGTGCCCAGGGCGGCCGCGGCATTCTGCTCGGTGGTGTTCCCGGAGTGCAGCCGGCAACGGTGCTGGTCATCGGCGGTGGTGTGGTCGGCACCCATGCCGCGCAGATGGCCTGTGGCCTCGGGGCCAAGGTTTACCTGCTCGATACCAGTCTTGAGCGCCTGCGTCACCTGTCTGAAGTGATGCCCAAAAACTGCTTTCCAATGATGTCTTCACCGGCGGTCATTCGCGAACTCGCCCGGGAAGCGGATGTTGTGATCGGGGCGGTGCTGGTCCATGGAGCCAAGGCTCCGAAGCTGATCACCCGGGAGATGCTGGCGACCATGAAGCGGGGCGCGGTTCTGGTTGATGTCGCCATCGACCAGGGCGGCTGCTTTGAGACCTCACGGCCCACCACGCATACCGAGCCGACCTTTGTGGTTGACGGAGTGCTGCACTACTGCGTTGCCAACATGCCCGGCGCTGTTCCTCTGACGTCCACCGTGGCCTTGACCAACGCCACTCTTCCCTACGCAGTGGAAATTGCCGACAAGGGTTGGCACCAGGCCGCCCGGGACAATGACGGCATCAGGGCAGGACTCAACATTGTCGCCGGTCAGGTAGTCTACCAGGGGGTCGCCGAAGCATTCGGGATTGACTGCCTTCCCGTCGAAGAGCTGATTTCCACTGACGTTGCTCGGGCCTGCGCCTGA
- a CDS encoding sigma-54 interaction domain-containing protein, with product MSTSVKLKLNFIDRVGIVADIASLMTRQSVNIVSMEVEVEGRHTTVYLEAETARSIDWELFNRELQTISGLREKSSIQTLPQEKREKQLQVVLNNINNGILGVDDQGKVVIINKVAENILGCDARAATGKTIRELNLADQSLLECLQGKSFSNRKRNLIADHGRFRYLATGKPIYNASQRIVGAIEIMKEMQEVKELSNAVALPSEFSFSDMIGESPALMKAILFAQKIADTDAVVSIHGESGTGKELFANAIHTESGRRGPFVALNCAALPEALLESELFGYVGGAFSGALREGKAGLFENAKDGTLFLDEIAEMPLSLQAKMLRVLQEKKVRRVGGSGELPINVRIITATNRDLGRMVEEKNFREDLYYRICVFPIHIPPLRERREDIRPLVDSFLFHLNARLGRNLRNLSLQAMEKLCSYSWPGNVRELRNVIERAAILSPTETIEADSIFLGADFNRPAGDVARSLPGSPEERSLATLVSRYEQQILTRTLQQTRSKRQAARLLGISHTTLLNKLKKYRL from the coding sequence ATGTCGACAAGCGTCAAGTTAAAGTTGAATTTCATCGATCGGGTCGGAATTGTTGCCGATATTGCTTCGCTCATGACCCGGCAGTCAGTCAATATAGTTTCCATGGAGGTCGAGGTGGAGGGTCGTCACACCACCGTCTACCTTGAGGCGGAAACCGCCCGGTCCATTGACTGGGAACTCTTCAATCGAGAGCTGCAGACCATTTCCGGGCTGAGGGAGAAATCCAGCATTCAGACCCTGCCGCAGGAAAAGCGGGAAAAACAGCTGCAGGTGGTGTTGAACAATATCAATAACGGCATTCTGGGGGTCGATGATCAGGGCAAGGTGGTGATTATCAATAAGGTGGCCGAAAATATCCTCGGTTGCGACGCCCGAGCGGCCACCGGCAAGACGATTCGCGAATTGAATCTGGCGGATCAGAGTCTGCTGGAATGTCTGCAGGGGAAAAGCTTCAGCAATCGCAAGCGCAACCTGATTGCCGACCATGGCCGGTTTCGCTACCTGGCCACCGGCAAGCCGATTTACAATGCCTCGCAGCGCATTGTCGGGGCCATAGAAATCATGAAGGAGATGCAGGAGGTCAAGGAGCTCTCCAATGCGGTGGCGCTGCCATCCGAGTTCAGCTTCAGTGATATGATCGGGGAAAGTCCGGCGCTGATGAAGGCCATTCTGTTTGCGCAGAAGATTGCCGATACCGATGCGGTGGTTTCAATCCACGGTGAAAGCGGTACCGGCAAGGAGCTTTTTGCCAATGCCATTCACACCGAGAGCGGTCGTCGGGGGCCTTTTGTCGCTCTCAATTGTGCCGCCCTGCCGGAGGCGCTGCTGGAGAGTGAGCTGTTCGGATATGTTGGCGGAGCTTTTTCGGGGGCGCTTCGGGAAGGGAAGGCGGGGCTGTTTGAGAACGCAAAAGACGGCACTCTCTTTCTCGACGAAATTGCCGAGATGCCTCTGTCGCTGCAGGCCAAAATGCTGCGCGTCCTGCAGGAAAAAAAGGTTCGCCGGGTCGGCGGCAGCGGCGAACTGCCGATCAACGTCCGCATTATTACCGCCACCAACAGAGATCTCGGCCGGATGGTGGAGGAAAAAAACTTCCGTGAAGATCTCTACTACCGGATCTGTGTCTTCCCTATCCATATCCCGCCGTTGCGGGAGAGGCGGGAAGATATCCGCCCCCTGGTCGATTCCTTCCTCTTTCACCTCAATGCGCGTCTCGGTCGCAACCTGCGCAACCTCTCGCTGCAGGCCATGGAAAAGCTCTGTAGCTACTCCTGGCCCGGTAATGTCCGTGAATTGAGAAATGTGATCGAACGGGCTGCGATCCTCAGTCCCACTGAGACCATTGAGGCCGACTCCATTTTTCTCGGTGCCGACTTTAATCGACCTGCCGGGGATGTCGCCCGGTCGTTGCCGGGCAGCCCGGAAGAGAGATCGCTGGCGACCCTGGTCAGTCGTTACGAACAACAGATTCTGACCCGTACCCTGCAGCAGACCCGCAGCAAGCGGCAGGCTGCAAGGCTGCTGGGCATCTCCCATACCACCCTGCTCAACAAACTTAAGAAGTACCGCCTCTAA
- the lipB gene encoding lipoyl(octanoyl) transferase LipB, whose protein sequence is MNQQLIIRHLGLQPYLPVWQRMQSFTNEREAPTCDEIWLLEHPPVFTLGRAGKTEHLLAPGTIPVVSVDRGGLVTYHGPGQLVAYLMIDLKRRRLTVRTLVTAIEKALIALLADYGVAADTRPGAPGVYVGTAKIASLGLRIQHGCSFHGLALNLDMDLEPFARINPCGYQGLQMTQLKELVGPVKQSEVAARLAEQLSRKLGYNTISSRRNWD, encoded by the coding sequence ATGAACCAACAGCTGATAATCCGCCACCTCGGTCTCCAGCCCTACCTGCCGGTCTGGCAACGCATGCAGTCCTTCACCAACGAACGAGAGGCCCCGACCTGCGACGAGATCTGGCTGCTGGAACACCCACCGGTTTTTACCCTGGGGCGGGCCGGCAAAACCGAGCATCTTCTCGCCCCCGGCACGATTCCCGTCGTCTCAGTCGACCGCGGCGGGCTGGTGACCTACCATGGCCCCGGCCAGCTGGTGGCCTACCTGATGATCGACCTGAAACGGCGGCGACTGACGGTCCGCACCCTGGTGACGGCCATCGAAAAGGCGCTCATCGCCTTGCTGGCCGACTATGGCGTGGCTGCCGACACCCGCCCCGGTGCCCCGGGGGTCTATGTCGGCACAGCCAAGATTGCCTCACTGGGACTGCGGATTCAACACGGCTGCAGCTTTCATGGTCTGGCGCTGAATCTCGACATGGACCTGGAACCCTTTGCCCGCATCAATCCCTGTGGCTACCAGGGGCTGCAGATGACCCAGCTCAAAGAACTGGTCGGCCCCGTCAAACAGTCGGAGGTCGCGGCGCGACTGGCTGAACAGCTCAGTAGAAAACTGGGGTACAACACTATCAGCAGTCGGCGGAACTGGGATTGA
- a CDS encoding sigma 54-interacting transcriptional regulator translates to MKSNLKLQLIFTDRVGIAADVASLLSRQGVNIAFFEMDVRADQAIIYLDAEGSQDTDWEFFLDQLRTLADLKEVSTIETLPQEERAKRLQVALDSIGDGILGIDSQGNVAIINRVAKHILGCDGREVTGTNIRELDQADQRLEKCLTGESFTNVKKNLIAPGGRFQFLATGKPIRDAAGRIVGAVEIMKDMEELKELSTVVAPSGQFSFSDMIGRSPALTEAITFAQKIARTDAVVSIYGESGTGKELFASAIHTESGRNGPFVPINCAALPENLLESELFGYVGGAFSGAQKDGKAGLFEVAGKGTLFLDEIAEMPLPLQAKMLRVLQEKKVRRIGGSKEIPVNARIITATNKNLAEMVEKKLFREDLYYRICVFPIYAPPLRERQEDISLLVEHFLFHLNSRLEKNWQSLAPEAMEKLLRYPWPGNIRELKNVIERAAILSDSPRIESEYILLGKEVGRAIQGTPEIDTGELATTPLPTLIERWEKHYISAALKQTRSKRQAARFLGITHTALINRLKKYGPDLD, encoded by the coding sequence ATGAAGTCCAATCTCAAACTACAGCTCATCTTTACCGACCGGGTCGGAATCGCCGCCGATGTCGCCTCCCTGCTTTCCCGGCAGGGGGTCAACATCGCCTTCTTCGAGATGGATGTGCGCGCCGACCAGGCCATCATCTACCTCGACGCCGAGGGGTCACAGGACACCGACTGGGAATTTTTTCTCGACCAACTGCGAACCCTTGCCGACCTGAAGGAGGTGTCCACCATTGAAACTCTTCCCCAGGAAGAACGGGCCAAACGGCTGCAGGTGGCCCTCGACAGCATTGGCGACGGCATTCTCGGCATTGACAGCCAGGGAAATGTCGCCATCATCAACCGGGTGGCCAAACATATCCTCGGCTGTGACGGCCGCGAAGTGACCGGCACCAACATCAGAGAGCTGGATCAGGCCGATCAGCGCCTGGAAAAATGCCTGACGGGTGAATCCTTCACCAACGTCAAAAAAAACCTGATTGCCCCCGGGGGACGCTTTCAGTTTCTCGCCACCGGCAAACCGATCCGGGATGCCGCCGGGCGCATTGTCGGCGCGGTGGAAATAATGAAAGACATGGAAGAGTTGAAAGAACTCTCCACCGTCGTCGCGCCCTCCGGACAGTTCAGCTTCAGCGACATGATCGGGCGCAGTCCGGCCCTCACCGAGGCCATCACCTTCGCGCAGAAAATTGCCCGCACCGATGCGGTGGTGTCCATCTATGGTGAAAGCGGCACCGGCAAAGAACTCTTCGCCAGCGCCATTCATACCGAGAGCGGCCGCAACGGTCCCTTTGTGCCCATCAACTGCGCGGCACTGCCGGAGAACCTGCTCGAAAGCGAACTGTTCGGCTATGTCGGCGGAGCCTTTTCCGGAGCCCAGAAAGATGGCAAAGCCGGGCTCTTCGAAGTGGCCGGAAAAGGCACCCTGTTTCTCGACGAAATTGCCGAGATGCCCCTGCCGCTGCAGGCCAAGATGCTGCGCGTCCTGCAGGAGAAAAAGGTCCGTCGCATCGGCGGCAGCAAGGAGATTCCGGTCAACGCCCGCATCATCACCGCCACCAACAAAAATCTGGCGGAGATGGTGGAAAAAAAACTCTTCCGCGAAGACCTTTACTATCGCATCTGCGTCTTTCCGATCTACGCCCCGCCACTGCGGGAACGACAGGAAGATATCTCGCTTCTGGTCGAGCATTTCCTCTTCCACCTCAACTCGCGCCTGGAGAAGAACTGGCAGTCCCTGGCGCCTGAGGCGATGGAGAAACTGCTCCGCTATCCCTGGCCGGGCAATATCCGAGAGCTGAAAAACGTCATTGAAAGGGCCGCCATTCTGAGCGACTCCCCACGCATCGAAAGCGAATATATCCTGCTGGGGAAGGAGGTCGGGCGGGCGATTCAGGGCACCCCGGAAATCGATACCGGAGAATTGGCAACCACGCCCTTGCCGACCCTGATCGAGCGCTGGGAGAAACACTATATTTCCGCCGCCCTGAAACAGACCCGCAGCAAGCGTCAGGCAGCCCGTTTCCTCGGCATCACCCACACGGCCCTGATCAACCGACTGAAGAAATACGGCCCCGATCTGGATTGA
- the lpdA gene encoding dihydrolipoyl dehydrogenase, with amino-acid sequence MHEQKFDLIVVGGGPGGYVAAIRGSQLGLKTALVEAEHLGGICLNWGCIPTKALLRSAEAFRTLKNARRYGLKAADISVDLNEVVKRSRRIASRLQKGVGFLLKKNAVTLIEGTGTIAAPGLLQVEKEGQSRELRGRHIILATGARPLQPGGLESDGQQVWTYKEAMTPDQIPQRLLVIGAGAIGLEFASFYNDLGTEVTVVEALSQILPAGDTEISTLLTRELQRKGIAIRTDCRVQTIDRQPDAVTVGINSQGETEQFSFDRVLLAIGVVGNVENLGLENTKVQVERGVIRVNQWLQTDEPGIYAIGDVTGAPCLAHKASHEGVICVEKIAGVKTVRPLKREQIPYCTYSHPQVANVGLTEAQARERGPVRVGKFPFTANGKAIALGETEGLIKTVFDADSGRLLGAHMIGAEVTEMLQGFGIALNLEAGEQELSHTIFAHPTLSEMMHESVLAAFEKAIHI; translated from the coding sequence GTGCATGAGCAGAAATTTGATCTGATTGTTGTTGGCGGCGGCCCCGGCGGCTACGTCGCCGCCATCCGCGGCTCCCAACTGGGACTCAAAACCGCCCTTGTCGAAGCTGAGCATCTGGGCGGTATCTGCCTGAACTGGGGCTGCATCCCGACCAAGGCGCTGCTGCGTTCCGCCGAAGCCTTCCGGACCCTGAAAAACGCCCGCCGTTATGGTTTGAAAGCAGCTGATATCAGCGTCGACCTGAACGAAGTGGTCAAACGCTCACGCCGTATCGCCAGTCGGCTGCAGAAGGGCGTCGGTTTCCTGCTGAAAAAAAACGCCGTCACTCTCATCGAGGGAACCGGAACCATTGCTGCTCCCGGCCTGTTGCAGGTGGAAAAAGAGGGGCAGAGTCGCGAACTTCGCGGCCGTCACATCATCCTCGCCACCGGGGCCCGTCCGTTGCAACCGGGCGGGCTTGAGTCCGACGGCCAACAGGTCTGGACCTACAAAGAAGCCATGACCCCGGACCAGATTCCGCAGCGCCTGCTGGTGATCGGCGCCGGTGCCATCGGCCTTGAATTCGCCAGCTTTTACAATGACCTCGGCACCGAGGTCACCGTGGTTGAAGCCTTGTCACAGATTCTGCCGGCCGGCGACACGGAGATTTCAACCCTGCTGACCAGGGAACTGCAGCGCAAGGGAATCGCCATCCGCACCGACTGCCGTGTCCAGACCATCGACCGGCAACCCGATGCTGTCACGGTCGGCATCAACAGCCAAGGAGAAACTGAACAGTTCAGCTTCGACCGGGTCCTGCTGGCCATCGGCGTGGTTGGCAATGTTGAAAACCTGGGGCTTGAAAACACCAAGGTGCAGGTTGAAAGAGGTGTCATCAGGGTCAACCAGTGGTTGCAGACCGACGAACCGGGAATCTACGCCATCGGCGATGTCACCGGCGCTCCCTGCCTGGCTCACAAGGCCAGTCACGAGGGGGTCATCTGTGTCGAGAAGATCGCCGGAGTCAAAACCGTCCGTCCGCTGAAGAGAGAGCAGATCCCTTACTGCACCTACAGTCACCCCCAAGTCGCCAACGTCGGGCTGACCGAAGCCCAGGCCAGGGAACGCGGGCCTGTCCGGGTCGGCAAATTCCCTTTTACCGCCAACGGCAAGGCCATTGCTCTCGGCGAAACCGAGGGACTGATCAAAACCGTCTTCGATGCCGACAGCGGCAGACTGCTGGGTGCCCACATGATCGGCGCCGAGGTTACGGAAATGCTCCAGGGTTTCGGCATCGCCCTCAACCTCGAAGCCGGCGAGCAGGAATTGAGCCACACCATTTTCGCTCACCCGACCCTTTCCGAGATGATGCACGAATCAGTGCTCGCGGCTTTTGAAAAAGCGATTCACATCTGA
- the gcvT gene encoding glycine cleavage system aminomethyltransferase GcvT, translated as MLKTTPLNKIHRQLGARMVDFGGWDMPVQYSGVIAEHLAVRTAAGLFDVSHMGEIEVRGADALAYIQQLTTNDASKLSDGQVQYSAMCYKNGGVVDDLTLYRFAADHYLFCVNASNIEKDFAWMQEVLNNGEYTDVSLTNRSDSFAQLALQGPRADAILAKLTDTDLEAIEYYRFAEGEVAGAATIISRTGYTGEAGFELYFAPEQAETIWQALMEAGAPEGLLPIGLGARDTLRLEKKYALYGHELSSQITPLEGGIAWITKLDKPSFIGKEPLCQMKNAGVPRRLVGLRMTEPGVPREHYPVFIGDQEVGIVTSGTMSPSLRVGIALALISTGHHSIGTEVSIGIRNRQVAAEIVKTPFV; from the coding sequence ATGTTGAAAACAACTCCCCTGAACAAAATTCACCGGCAACTGGGCGCCCGTATGGTCGATTTCGGCGGCTGGGACATGCCGGTACAGTATTCCGGTGTCATAGCCGAACATCTTGCCGTCCGCACTGCTGCCGGCCTGTTCGATGTCTCCCACATGGGAGAAATCGAAGTACGAGGTGCCGACGCCCTCGCCTACATCCAGCAACTGACCACCAACGATGCCTCGAAACTGAGCGATGGTCAGGTTCAATACTCGGCCATGTGCTACAAAAACGGCGGCGTGGTCGATGACCTGACCCTCTACCGTTTTGCCGCCGACCATTACCTGTTCTGCGTCAACGCCTCCAACATCGAAAAAGACTTCGCATGGATGCAGGAGGTGCTGAACAACGGGGAATACACCGATGTCAGCCTGACCAACCGCAGCGATTCTTTTGCCCAGCTGGCGCTGCAGGGTCCGCGCGCCGACGCTATTCTGGCCAAGCTCACCGATACCGATCTCGAAGCCATTGAATACTACCGTTTTGCCGAAGGCGAGGTGGCGGGCGCCGCCACCATTATCTCCCGCACCGGCTACACCGGAGAGGCCGGCTTTGAACTCTATTTCGCCCCCGAACAGGCCGAAACCATCTGGCAGGCCCTGATGGAAGCAGGGGCTCCCGAGGGGCTGCTACCCATCGGCCTCGGTGCCCGCGACACCCTGCGACTGGAGAAGAAATACGCCCTCTACGGCCATGAACTCTCGTCCCAGATCACCCCCCTTGAGGGCGGAATCGCCTGGATTACCAAGCTCGACAAACCCTCCTTCATCGGCAAGGAACCGCTCTGCCAGATGAAAAATGCCGGTGTTCCCCGACGACTGGTCGGCCTGCGCATGACCGAGCCGGGCGTACCGCGGGAACACTACCCGGTCTTTATCGGCGACCAGGAGGTCGGCATCGTCACCAGCGGCACCATGTCTCCGTCACTGCGGGTCGGGATTGCCCTGGCGCTTATCTCCACCGGGCACCATAGCATCGGCACCGAGGTGAGCATCGGCATCCGCAATCGCCAGGTGGCCGCCGAAATCGTCAAAACCCCCTTTGTCTGA
- the gcvH gene encoding glycine cleavage system protein GcvH, with protein MDIRNELKYSKDHEWVRIEDGIATVGISDFAQQALGDVVFVELPEIGTTLSTGQTFGVVESVKAVSDIYAPVAGEVVSINEELPDTPDQINSSPYEDGWLVKIKLADSPADGELMDAEAYRACIAEQ; from the coding sequence ATGGACATCCGCAACGAACTGAAATATTCCAAAGATCATGAATGGGTACGAATCGAAGACGGCATCGCCACCGTCGGCATCAGTGATTTCGCCCAGCAGGCTCTCGGTGATGTGGTTTTCGTCGAACTGCCGGAAATCGGCACCACCCTGAGCACCGGACAGACCTTCGGTGTGGTGGAATCGGTGAAAGCGGTCTCCGATATCTACGCCCCGGTAGCGGGTGAGGTGGTGAGCATCAACGAAGAACTTCCGGACACCCCTGACCAGATCAACAGCTCCCCCTACGAAGATGGCTGGCTGGTAAAAATCAAACTTGCCGACAGTCCCGCAGACGGCGAACTGATGGATGCCGAAGCCTATCGCGCCTGCATCGCCGAACAATAA